The Mya arenaria isolate MELC-2E11 chromosome 16, ASM2691426v1 genome includes a window with the following:
- the LOC128221270 gene encoding angiopoietin-2-like, producing MMFLRPFVIVALVMLTTCEADRLRKLELQMNGMKAVQSYVMARLDTIEGDFSTLTDRVSMLESLVNTSYSDTRETDSVESKTGHTVGNTYSKSEISDITKTLTMYKHSFKKHKKELTNVNSVFKDTLSAFVSNASSTVSSLVSMVNAHVLQSAENISATLQKVNNTVAESGRKLRSDSFIYLSNLSSDVRTDMAIQFENEKQENNKTLLAINSQVGKHVANETDTLERFKTNILQDLYAAQANVQNETIEMEKKVEELIGRANEVVGIIEEQRSTIEDRIMVTIKALHISWSDWSAWSDCSRSCDKGSRSRHRSCDVTPPFTDGICIGSDTDTEECVIHEICPYDCSDVLKLGMSRGSGMYIITPWNTHKEVEVNCDMDTEGGGWTVFQRRYDGSVAFNRSFADYERGFGSLDGEFWTGLDVLHSMTSRGNMTLRVDMSLPDGTTGFDEYAGFYISPPDQYNFNVDRRINSRGMSDSFLLSNTGGRYDINHQPFSTYDRDADNWPDNCAQNFGGGWWYNGCMGNNLNGPYTSDYFYYLSFKRGDPQRLKTSTMMFR from the exons AGATTGGACACAATTGAAGGAGATTTTAGTACATTAACTGATAGAGTTTCAATGCTTGAATCACTTGTTAACACATCCTATAGCGATACTCGGGAGACGGACAGTGTCGAATCAAAAACCGGGCATACTGTAGgaaatacatattcaaaatCTGAAATTAGCGACATCACAAAAACGCTTACAATGTATAAACATTCGtttaaaaagcataaaaaagaACTTACTAATGTCAATAGCGTTTTCAAAGACACATTGTCGGCCTTTGTTTCGAATGCATCCTCGACTGTAAGCTCATTAGTTAGCATGGTCAATGCCCACGTGCTACAGAGCGCTGAAAATATATCAGCTACTTTGCAAAAGGTCAACAATACAGTAGCTGAAAGTGGGCGGAAATTGCGCTCtgatagttttatatatttgagcAACTTAAGCTCCGACGTTAGGACTGATATGGCcatacaatttgaaaatgaaaaacaagaaaacaataaaactttGCTTGCTATTAATTCTCAAGTGGGAAAACATGTCGCAAATGAAACTGATACTCTTGaacgttttaaaacaaatatccttCAAGACCTTTATGCTGCACAGGCAAATGTCCAAAACGAAACAATTGAGATGGAAAAGAAGGTTGAAGAACTAATAGGCAGAGCAAATGAAGTTGTTGGCATCATTGAGGAGCAGAGATCTACAATAGAAGACCGTATTATGGTCACCATCAAGGCGC TTCACATTTCGTGGAGTGACTGGTCTGCATGGTCCGATTGTTCTCGGTCATGTGACAAGGGCAGCAGAAGTAGACACAGGTCATGTGATGTAACTCCGCCTTTTACTGATGGCATTTGCATTGGAAGTGATACGGATACAGAGGAATGCGTCATTCACGAGATATGTCCAT ATGACTGCAGCGATGTGTTAAAACTAGGCATGTCACGTGGGTCAGGTATGTACATAATCACGCCCTGGAACACGCACAAGGAAGTGGAGGTTAACTGCGATATGGATACCGAAGGTGGTGGGTGGACT GTGTTTCAAAGACGCTATGATGGTTCTGTTGCCTTCAACAGGAGCTTTGCGGATTACGAGAGGGGATTTGGTTCATTGGATGGTGAATTCTGGACAG GTCTGGATGTTCTCCATTCAATGACAAGCCGTGGTAACATGACGTTACGAGTGGACATGAGTTTACCAGATGGAACTACTGGATTTGACGAGTACGCGGGTTTCTATATTTCTCCACCTGACCAGTACAACTTTAACGTTGATAGGAGGATCAACTCAAGAGGAA TGTCCGATTCCTTCCTTCTGTCCAACACGGGTGGAAGGTATGATATCAACCACCAGCCCTTTTCAACGTACGACAGGGACGCGGACAACTGGCCTGACAACTGTGCCCAAAACTTTGGAGGAGGCTGGTGGTACAATGGTTGCATGGGCAATAACCTCAATGGACCGTACACCagtgattatttttattacctGTCATTTAAACGGGGCGATCCTCAAAGACTGAAGACGTCTACCATGATGTTTCGATAG
- the LOC128221718 gene encoding cartilage matrix protein-like: MKGFVHDMMNSFNIGPNAVQVGVDTFQTSVKAEFYMNTYQDRPSVQQAINNIAYHSGLTHTGEALRFMHTDSFSAAHGMPVTEPIYPTSPSWSLTDSQTTRPSRLRKAKAARDAGITILAIGVGHGVVRSELNEIASDPDSTHVFTADSFSALSSLNALLSTKACEVSKPHAQPHTAPNCAAKADVAFILDSSGSIGATNYQKMLQFVRDVTSKFDVGPDKVRIATEIFSDRTFPQFNLNRYTTQQQVDQAIANIPYKQGTTNTGQALHDAYTTIFNQNNGDRPGIPNIAIVVTDGRSTNRPNTLAEAQKLRNSGVQVFAVGVGGGVDTSELNAIASDPDSSHVLTVQDFSQLASITASLNSQACADSDDNDSSARMPGQLAKLQSVCITRGVHELRRVVAQQLRCKLWLLS, encoded by the exons ATGAAGGGCTTTGTCCACGACATGATGAACAGCTTCAACATCGGGCCTAACGCCGTCCAGGTGGGCGTGGACACGTTCCAGACGAGCGTCAAGGCAGAGTTCTACATGAACACGTACCAAGACCGCCCGAGCGTCCAACAGGCCATCAACAACATCGCTTATCACTCCGGCTTGACCCACACTGGCGAGGCTCTCCGATTCATGCACACTGACAGTTTCTCCGCCGCGCACGGTATGCCA GTGACAGAGCCAATATACCCAACATCGCCATCGTGGTCACTGACGGACAGTCAAACAACCCGACCCTCACGGCTGCGGAAGGCGAAGGCGGCCAGGGACGCCGGCATAACCATCCTTGCCATCGGTGTCGGCCACGGTGTGGTGCGGTCGGAACTCAACGAGATCGCTTCTGACCCAGACAGTACCCACGTTTTTACTGCCGACTCGTTTTCTGCCCTGAGCTCCTTGAATGCCCTCCTGTCTACAAAAGCGTGTGAAG TATCGAAACCTCATGCACAGCCGCATACCGCCCCTAACTGTGCGGCCAAGGCCGACGTCGCTTTCATTCTCGATTCTTCCGGAAGTATTGGTGCCACCAACTACCAAAAAATGCTCCAGTTCGTTCGTGACGTCACATCTAAGTTTGACGTCGGTCCAGACAAGGTGCGCATTGCAACGGAGATTTTCAGCGACAGAACATTCCCACAATTTAATCTGAACAG GTATACGACCCAGCAGCAGGTGGACCAGGCCATCGCCAACATCCCGTACAAGCAGGGAACCACCAACACGGGACAGGCTCTCCAT GACGCCTACACCACGATATTCAACCAGAACAACGGTGACCGTCCTGGCATACCCAACATCGCCATCGTAGTTACAGACGGACGGTCGACAAACCGACCTAACACTCTGGCTGAGGCACAGAAACTTCGCAACTCTGGCGTTCAA GTGTTTGCTGTCGGTGTAGGTGGCGGTGTGGATACGTCGGAGCTAAATGCAATCGCGAGCGACCCGGACAGTTCCCATGTGCTTACCGTGCAGGATTTCAGCCAGCTTGCCTCAATCACCGCCTCCCTCAACAGCCAGGCATGCGCCG ACAGTGATGACAACGATTCCTCCGCACGCATGCCAGGACAACTTGCCAAACTGCAAAGCGTATGCATTACCCGGGGTGTGCACGAGCTACGCCGAGTGGTCGCACAGCAACTGCGCTGCAAGCTGTGGCTTCTGTCGTAA